Proteins from one Ipomoea triloba cultivar NCNSP0323 chromosome 1, ASM357664v1 genomic window:
- the LOC116026170 gene encoding uncharacterized protein LOC116026170, giving the protein MDAASQLVFCGIDPMRCTSLPSRTVSVPFLKAASNRRSFPRIRRRNAVVRAIATEPKPSDTKPSPSNTSSSRPVNGFPKPVNGVSTRMQDVSQEIKRVRAQMEENEQVAILMRGLRGQNLKDSQFADNNIKLRLVEVDESSEFLPLVYEPASIAAYWGKRPNAVATRIVQLLSVAGGFLSRIASDVINKKVKENEVARAIELREIVTSLGPAYIKLGQALSIRPDILSPVAMVELQKLCDKVPSFPDDVAMALLEEELGQPWYNIYSELSPSPIAAASLGQVYKGRLKENGDLVAVKVQRPFVLETVTVDLFIIRNLGLFLRKFPQISVDVVGLVDEWAARFFEELDYVNEGENGTLFAEMMKKDLPQVVIPATYQKYTSRKVLTTQWIDGEKLSQSTASDVGELVNVGVICYLKQLLDTGFFHADPHPGNLIRTPDGKLAILDFGLVTKLTDDQKYGMIEAIAHLIHRDYGAIVKDFVKLGFIPEGVNLEPILPVLAKVFDQALEGGGAKNINFQELASDLAQITFDYPFRIPPYFALIIRAIGVLEGIALVGNPDFAIVDEAYPYIAQRLLTDESPRLRNALRYTIYGKSGVFDAERFIDVMQAFETFITAAKSGGGENLNGRMAELGIIQTQPNYMLPVLPLAASEGMQPVKTRAALGFLISEKGNFFREFLLDEIVKGIDAVTREQLVQIMALLGIQNASPVFSMVPTLGLIKPAALLPTITEEDKVILNNVQKIADFLTAGSAISSNQGVDVSRAIQELLPVLPGLSAKVLPEVLSRLSSRVFARLLRDTLL; this is encoded by the exons ATGGACGCAGCTTCGCAGCTCGTCTTCTGCGGAATCGATCCTATGCGTTGCACCTCTCTGCCGTCTCGTACTGTTTCCGTTCCCTTTTTGAAGGCTGCCAGCAACCGCCGGTCGTTTCCGAGGATTCGGAGACGGAACGCCGTCGTGCGTGCCATTGCAACTGAGCCTAAGCCGTCTGACACCAAGCCTTCTCCGTCCAACACGTCGTCGTCTCGGCCGGTCAACGGATTCCCCAAGCCAGTAAATGGAGTCTCTACA AGAATGCAGGATGTATCACAAGAGATCAAGAGAGTAAGGGCACAAATGGAAGAAAATGAGCAAGTAGCCATATTAATGAGGGGGCTACGAGGTCAAAATCTGAAGGATTCTCAGTTTGCAGATAACAATATTAAGCTTCGCCTAGTTGAG GTTGATGAGAGCAGTGAGTTCCTGCCTTTAGTATATGAGCCTGCTAGCATTGCTGCATATTGGGGAAAAAGGCCAAATGCTGTTGCAACACGTATTGTGCAATTATTGTCTGTTGCTGGAGGTTTTCTTTCACGCATTGCCTCGGATGTAATAAACAAAAAAGTTAAAGAG AATGAGGTTGCCCGAGCTATTGAACTGAGGGAGATTGTAACGTCCCTGGGTCCAGCGTATATTAAACTAGGGCAGGCATTAAGCATTCGACCTGATATACTATCACCAGTTGCAATGGTTGAGCTGCAAAAGCTTTGTGACAAG GTTCCATCGTTTCCGGATGATGTTGCCATGgcccttcttgaggaggaactTGGACAGCCTTGGTATAACATCTATTCAGAACTTTCTCCCTCCCCAATTGCTGCTG CATCTCTAGGACAGGTGTATAAGGGCCGGCTCAAAGAGAATGGAGATTTGGTAGCTGTTAAAGTACAGAGACCATTTGTCCTTGAGACTGTTACAGTCGATTTATTCATTATTCGGAATTTGGGTCTATTTCTTAGGAAATTCCCACAG ATCTCAGTTGATGTGGTTGGATTAGTTGATGAATGGGCTGCTCGTTTCTTTGAAGAGCTTGATTACGTTAATGAGGGAGAAAATGGGACACTTTTTGCAGAGATGATGAAGAAAGACCTTCCCCAG GTTGTTATACCTGCAACATATCAAAAGTATACTTCAAGGAAGGTTCTTACAACACAGTGGATAGATGGAGAGAAACTATCACAAAGTACAGCAAGTGATGTTGGGGAGTTGGTAAATGTTGGTGTGATATGCTACCTTAAGCAg CTGCTTGATACAGGTTTCTTCCATGCTGATCCTCATCCGGGGAATTTGATACGTACTCCAGATGGAAAGCTAGCTATACTTGATTTTG gCTTGGTTACAAAACTAACAGATGATCAAAAATATGGCATGATCGAAGCTATAGCTCACCTTATACACAGAGACTATGGTGCAATAGTCAAGGATTTTGTCAAGTTAGGTTTCATTCCAGAAGGGGTTAATTTGGAACCAATCTTGCCAGTGCTGGCAAAGGTTTTTGATCAGGCACTTGAAGGTGGAGGAGCAAAAAATATTAACTTCCAGGAGCTGGCATCTGATTTGGCACAAATAACATTTGATTATCCATTCAGAATACCCCCTTATTTTGCTCTAATCATTCGAGCAATAGGAGTTCTGGAGGGTATTGCCTTAGTGGGAAATCCTGACTTTGCCATTGTGGATGAAGCCTATCCATATATTGCACAG AGACTCCTGACAGATGAATCTCCACGTTTGAGGAATGCTTTAAGATATACCATATATGGGAAATCTGGTGTTTTTGATGCTGAAAGATTTATAGATGTCATGCAAGCATTTGAGACTTTCATAACTGCAGCTAAGAGCGGAGGTGGGGAGAATTTGAATGGGAGAATGGCAGAACTTGGAATTATACAAACGCAACCAAATTATATGCTCCCCGTACTCCCATTGGCTGCGTCTGAAGGGATGCAACCTGTTAAAACTAGAGCAGCCTTGGGATTTCTAATTTCTGAAAAAGGGAACTTTTTCCGAGAATTTCTTTTGGATGAG ATTGTAAAAGGAATTGATGCAGTTACAAGGGAACAGTTGGTGCAAATAATGGCTTTACTTGGAATACAAAATGCATCTCCAGTATTCAGCATGGTTCCTACTTTAGGGCTTATCAAACCTGCTGCGCTTTTGCCAACAATAACTGAGGAGGACAAAGTCATATTGAACAATGTCCAGAAGATAGCTGATTTCTTAACAGCTGGAAGTGCAATTTCATCAAACCAG GGTGTTGATGTTTCTCGGGCTATTCAAGAACTTCTCCCAGTGCTTCCAGGCCTTTCGGCTAAAGTGCTCCCCGAGGTGCTGAGTCGATTATCTTCCAGGGTATTCGCACGCTTGCTACGAGATACACTACTGTAA